A section of the Pochonia chlamydosporia 170 chromosome 2, whole genome shotgun sequence genome encodes:
- a CDS encoding TBC domain-containing protein (similar to Neosartorya fischeri NRRL 181 XP_001258240.1) has translation MDPTLEPTSACPLERSFSQQSAASTRSIRSNRSNRSTTLRAGRTRRLPSQPSSSASSIAASDKSLTSFPSFSPDPSNPNPLEYEDERLKTATQESENNRSRNLSNRGLSIVDSLTGKGSSRDALFEDAPLRQSIPGALHQADDRHIERLISRHGAVPLVRQIAEDLAQRDAQIAALRRRADERERALRKIVRECGLSNMDLENRLKAVETEMRSNERRHSDGENGLTDLMSDAMQDTMAAHAYGETERRSATVRAGGNAVPGKGTIRGWKEYIWGSGTAKRGSRASSVNGDNLNAATVIRSQSSMDRRPTLQDDLFTPPPEPNTNADATSSSRASSIHSAAVSERKSSVSLASLALRLVAGGTVTPRDPESRGRAVSASARNGSRAGSTASVRTAQSARVASMAGNPKALMAMRRTSQTPQALTSTKSQAQDMWGNMASSPPNLTNARQESYGPVEMDAILPPESQPPTLTHIYQNNARGEFLTDRFGFIYDQRRKKRQREAAHMANQMKGGRTEMLTNGRTRISPNLLDDLPSPKWSVSSGGRPGSPNSHEERVEDDGKPKRWQDYLKIATFPTELLSHTPSVSASALEVLEGTGSLTPEIREPESAKVPSITPTTAGLVPPQASTTTAIDNETTQPAETDANATAVVKEDTEPVKLLLEQLSEVHDSLQRDKTVKWNDFLRKVRAERRREGQAAVAAAAAVAEARYETPAMILPETRVADGEIIGISGLGNKGKVGRAKWNEFKSLVLGGIPVAFRAKVWSECSGANGMRIPGYYDDLVAQTSNDDDDAAVVSQIQMDIHRTLTDNIFFRKGPGVQKLNELLLAYSRRNKDVGYCQGMNLIAANLLLIMPSAEDAFWILASIIEHILPQGYYDQSLMASRADQQVLRQFVSTVLPKLSAHLDSLSIELEALTFQWFLSVFTDCLCAEALFRVWDVVLCTNDGSTFLFQIALALLKLNERNLLQCDTPAGVYTYINHHMTEHAISIDGLIQAGEALRRVVRREDIEQRRNKAIQAEKDMVAERDDDARKRDAKKAAAQAAAATAEGDAVLRVEEPRPIEA, from the coding sequence ATGGACCCGACGCTGGAACCGACGTCGGCGTGTCCTCTCGAGCGGTCATTCTCCCAACAAAGCGCAGCGTCAACACGCTCGATTCGAAGCAATAGAAGTAATCGGAGTACTACGCTTCGTGCCGGTCGCACCCGCCGACTCCCCAGCCAACCGAGCAGCTCGGCGAGTAGCATCGCTGCTAGCGATAAGTCGTTGACTAGCTTTCCTAGCTTCAGTCCCGATCCTTCCAACCCGAATCCTCTCGAATACGAAGATGAGCGCCTCAAAACCGCGACTCAGGAATCCGAAAACAACCGCTCTAGGAACCTGAGCAACCGGGGTCTCTCCATTGTAGACAGCCTGACAGGGAAGGGTTCGTCTCGAGATGCGCTGTTTGAGGATGCACCGTTACGACAATCTATCCCAGGGGCTTTGCACCAAGCTGATGATAGGCACATCGAGCGACTTATTTCTCGCCATGGCGCCGTCCCGCTCGTTCGACAAATTGCTGAGGATTTGGCACAGCGAGATGCTCAAATTGCTGCACTTCGTCGACGAGCTGATGAGCGAGAGAGGGCACTGAGAAAAATTGTGAGGGAATGTGGTCTGTCGAATATGGACTTGGAAAACCGATTAAAGGCTGTTGAGACTGAGATGCGATCAAATGAAAGGAGACATAGCGACGGCGAGAATGGCCTGACTGATCTCATGAGTGATGCCATGCAAGATACCATGGCGGCACACGCATACGGGGAGACGGAGCGGAGAAGTGCAACCGTTCGCGCTGGTGGCAATGCGGTACCTGGCAAAGGAACCATTCGCGGATGGAAAGAATATATCTGGGGAAGCGGCACTGCAAAACGAGGAAGCCGGGCGAGCAGTGTGAACGGCGACAACTTGAACGCGGCTACCGTAATACGCTCACAGTCGAGTATGGACAGGCGGCCTACCTTGCAGGATGATCTTTTTACACCTCCACCGGAACCCAACACAAACGCAGATGCGACCAGTTCAAGTCGCGCATCGAGCATTCATTCTGCCGCCGTCTCTGAGCGAAAATCATCAGTATCCCTGGCCAGCCTCGCGTTGCGTCTCGTGGCTGGAGGCACAGTTACGCCGAGAGACCCTGAAAGCAGAGGCAGAGCCGTGAGTGCATCTGCTCGGAACGGATCGAGAGCGGGATCGACAGCGAGCGTCCGGACAGCCCAGTCCGCAAGGGTTGCGTCCATGGCAGGAAATCCCAAGGCCCTGATGGCCATGCGACGGACCTCACAGACACCACAGGCATTGACCAGCACAAAATCACAAGCACAGGACATGTGGGGGAACATGGCAAGCAGCCCGCCAAACCTCACAAATGCACGCCAAGAAAGCTATGGCCCTGTTGAAATGGACGCCATCTTACCTCCCGAATCGCAACCTCCAACCTTGACTCACATATATCAGAACAACGCACGTGGCGAGTTTCTAACGGATAGATTTGGGTTTATTTATGATCAGCGCAGGAAGAAGCGGCAGCGAGAAGCAGCGCACATGGCGAATCAGATGAAAGGCGGCCGTACTGAAATGCTTACCAATGGCCGCACGCGTATATCTCCGAATCTCCTTGACGATCTCCCAAGCCCCAAATGGAGCGTCTCAAGCGGCGGGAGACCTGGTAGCCCCAACAGTCACGAGGAAAGggttgaagacgacggcAAGCCAAAGCGATGGCAGGATTACCTCAAAATTGCCACCTTTCCAACCGAACTACTTAGCCACACTCCCAGCGTGAGTGCGTCTGCGTTGGAGGTATTGGAAGGCACGGGCAGTTTGACGCCAGAAATCCGGGAACCTGAGTCAGCCAAGGTGCCAAGTATTACACCGACAACGGCTGGTTTAGTTCCTCCGCAGGCGAGTACGACGACTGCAATTGATAACGAAACTACGCAGCCCGCAGAGACAGATGCAAATGCCACGGCGGTCGTCAAGGAAGACACAGAACCTGTCAAACTCTTGCTGGAGCAGTTGAGCGAGGTACACGACTCATTGCAGCGCGACAAGACAGTCAAATGGAATGACTTTTTACGCAAAGTAAGAGCCGAACGGCGACGCGAGGGCCAGGCCGCCGtggctgctgcagctgcagtcGCCGAAGCCCGTTACGAGACGCCGGCAATGATTCTTCCAGAAACACGAGTAGCAGACGGCGAAATTATCGGCATATCTGGTCTTGGAAACAAGGGCAAGGTGGGCCGGGCCAAATGGAACGAGTTCAAATCGCTGGTACTCGGCGGGATACCAGTTGCTTTTCGCGCCAAGGTGTGGTCAGAATGTTCTGGCGCGAACGGAATGCGCATTCCTGGATACTACGATGACCTGGTTGCACAAACTAgcaacgatgatgatgatgcggccGTGGTCAGTCAGATTCAAATGGACATTCATCGCACATTGACAGACAACATCTTCTTTCGAAAAGGGCCGGGAGTGCAGAAGCTGAATGAACTGCTCCTGGCGTATTCGCGGCGAAACAAGGATGTTGGATATTGCCAGGGCATGAATTTGATTGCGGCGAATCTGCTTCTTATCATGCCTTCAGCAGAAGATGCGTTTTGGATCCTGGCGTCGATTATTGAACACATTCTACCGCAGGGGTACTATGATCAGTCGCTCATGGCGTCACGAGCCGACCAGCAAGTGCTGCGACAATTTGTATCGACGGTGCTTCCCAAGCTATCGGCACACCTAGACTCGCTGTCGATTGAGCTCGAGGCGCTGACGTTCCAATGGTTTCTATCGGTATTCACCGACTGTCTTTGCGCGGAGGCGCTATTTCGAGTGTGGgatgttgtgttgtgcacGAATGACGGCAGCACGTTTCTGTTCCAAATTGCGCTGGCGCTTCTGAAGCTAAACGAGAGGAATCTGCTGCAGTGCGACACGCCGGCAGGAGTGTACACGTATATCAACCACCACATGACAGAGCACGCCATCAGTATAGATGGACTGATTCAGGCTGGAGAGGCGCTGCGACGAGTTGTGCGGCGCGAGGACATTGAGCAGCGGCGCAATAAGGCCATACAggcggagaaggacatggTTGCAGAAAGAGATGACGATGCTCGAAAGCGGGACGCCAAGAAGGCGGCAGCacaagcagcagcggcaacTGCGGAGGGGGATGCAGTGTTGAGGGTTGAAGAGCCACGGCCGATAGAGGCATGA
- a CDS encoding enoyl-CoA hydratase/isomerase (similar to Metarhizium robertsii ARSEF 23 XP_007824784.1) produces MSLFSVPIPPCGAHPGGAITCTQPQPQIYLLTFISPPDNRLTTSFCRALLQALDILEFGNYTPGVVITTSGIPKFYSNGLDLEHAINTDGFWQLFYDLWVRFLTYPMPTIALLNGHTFAGGLMLSQAHDYRLAPHPKGFLCLNEVLFGAPLKPPMAAIFRHRLTPQTYRTLALEGRRFTGEQAVECGLADATASSLEDALKFIAERQLTEKAKAGVYGVIKAELHKDLLKELRKEGVDREEERFNEDQRRDGERKEFGKVWFEQWKKENKSKL; encoded by the exons atgtCCCTCTTCTCCGTCCCCATCCCCCCCTGCGGCGCCCACCCCGGCGGCGCAATCACCTGCACCCAGCCCCAACCGCAAATCTACCTCCTCACATTCATATCCCCCCCGGACAACCgcctcaccacctccttcTGCCGCGCGCTCCTCCAGGCGCTCGACATCCTCGAATTTGGCAACTACACCCCCGGCGTGGTCATCACCACAAGCGGCATCCCGAAATTCTACTCCAACGGCCTGGATCTCGAGcacgccatcaacaccgACGGTTTCTGGCAGCTCTTCTACGATCTATGGGTCCGATTCCTCAC ATACCCCATGCCCACCATCGCCCTCCTCAACGGCCACACCTTCGCCGGCGGCCTCATGCTCTCCCAAGCCCACGACTACCGCCTCGCCCCCCACCCCAAGGGCTTCCTCTGCCTCAACGAAGTGCTCTTCGGCGCACCGCTCAAGCCCCCCATGGCAGCTATCTTCCGCCACCGCCTCACGCCCCAGACGTACCGGACCCTCGCCCTCGAGGGGAGACGCTTCACCGGCGAACAGGCAGTGGAGTGTGGACTCGCCGACGCGACGGCCTCGTCGCTGGAGGATGCGCTGAAGTTCATTGCGGAGCGACAGTTGACggagaaggcaaaggcaggCGTCTACGGCGTCATCAAGGCGGAGCTGCATAAGGATTTGTTAAAGGAGCTGCGGAAGGAGGGCGTGGAtagggaggaggagaggttTAATGAGGATCAGAGGAGAGATGGGGAGAGGAAGGAGTTTGGAAAGGTGTGGTTTGAGCAGTGGAAAAAGGaaaacaagtccaagttGTAA
- a CDS encoding mannosyltransferase (similar to Magnaporthe oryzae 70-15 XP_003709160.1): MADLSTTTPLPSSTIVFFHPDLGIGGAERLVVDAAVGLQSRGHKVVIFTNHCDPTHCFDECRNGTLDVRVRGNSLVPPSILSRLTILCAILRHIHLLLAIHFTGELAALRPRAFVVDQLSAGLPLMQYLSPQVPILFYCHFPDLLLAQGRRSAIKRLYRVPFDWLEEWSMGFAHAIAVNSNFTKGIVAKTWPGLQKRVPTKVVYPCVDTNVKHDKIDGQEKVTAGKKLILSINRFERKKDIGLAIKAFAQIPAPQRQNVRLVLAGGYDPRVSENVLYHTQLQELATSLSLTHHTITPSKLSAISSLASTPADTQVLFLLSVPNTLKEALLRTSRLLVYTPTNEHFGIVPLEAMLAHLPVLAANTGGPVETIADGKTGWLRDPDDVSAWSDVMSRCLELSADQVLAMGVAGERRVKELFGRDKMAETLDESLTSIIGGYKRPDVYNRLVNFGLFSMFVAFSAALAALVVRMFG; the protein is encoded by the exons atggccgaTCTAAGCACGACGACCCCCCTCCCCAGCAGCACAatcgtcttcttccatccCGACCTCGGCATCGGCGGCGCGGAACGCCTCGTTGTCGACGCAGCAGTCGGCCTCCAATCCCGCGGCCACAAagtcgtcatcttcaccaaccaCTGCGATCCTACCCACTGCTTCGACGAGTGCCGCAATG GCACACTCGATGTTCGCGTCCGCGGCAACTCGCTCGTCCCGCCCTCCATCCTCTCCCGTCTGACTATCCTATGCGCCATCCTCCGACACATCCACCTCCTGCTAGCAATACACTTCACAGGCGAACTGGCCGCTCTCCGTCCGCGCGCCTTTGTCGTCGACCAACTCTCCGCTGGCCTCCCTCTGATGCAGTACCTCTCGCCGCAGGTCCCTATCCTCTTCTACTGCCACTTCCCCGACCTGCTGCTCGCACAGGGACGCAGGTCGGCCATAAAGCGTCTATACCGTGTGCCGTTCGACTGGCTTGAGGAATGGAGCATGGGCTTTGCGCACGCGATAGCTGTAAACTCCAACTTTACAAAGGGAATCGTGGCCAAGACGTGGCCGGGCCTGCAGAAACGAGTGCCAACAAAGGTCGTTTACCCGTGCGTCGACACCAATGTCAAGCACGACAAAATCgacggccaagaaaaagTTACAGCGGGCAAGAAGCTCATCCTGAGCATCAACCGGTTCGAGAGGAAAAAGGACATTGGCCTGGCAATCAAGGCGTTTGCCCAGATTCCCGCACCGCAACGCCAAAACGTCCGCCTCGTCCTCGCAG GCGGCTACGATCCCCGCGTCTCCGAAAACGTCCTCTACCACACCCAACTACAAGAACTCGCGACATCCCTCTCCCTCACACACCACACCATCACGCCGTCCAAACTctccgccatctcctccctcGCCTCCACCCCAGCCGACACACAAGTCCTCTTCCTGCTCAGCGTACCCAACACCCTCAAGGAAGCACTCCTACGAACATCCCGCCTGCTAGTATACACCCCCACCAACGAACACTTCGGCATCGTTCCCCTCGAAGCAATGCTCGCACACCTCCCTGTTCTTGCTGCAAACACAGGCGGCCCCGTCGAGACCATTGCCGACGGCAAAACAGGCTGGCTCCGTGACCCCGACGACGTAAGCGCCTGGTCCGACGTCATGAGTCGCTGTCTGGAATTGTCAGCAGACCAGGTCCTCGCGATGGGTGTGGCCGGCGAGCGCCGCGTAAAGGAGTTGTTTGGCCGTGACAAAATGGCCGAGACGCTAGATGAGAGTCTGACGTCTATTATCGGGGGGTATAAACGGCCAGATGTGTATAATAGGCTTGTAAACTTTGGTCTTTTCAGCATGTTTGTGGCATTTagtgctgctttggctgccttggttgTTCGCATGTTTGGGTAG
- a CDS encoding conserved leucine-rich repeat protein (similar to Verticillium alfalfae VaMs.102 XP_003004637.1) yields MAHAWLDSLSEDWVSQPGSDASDGQLPPLPPPDDVETPQIKQFASRIPRKAGIRSSLPPTSGNNSPQILSERSANDINISMKKLPSKLSQEIKADVSRSVSNDTNGSVVHNKVSSQRSPDKNGETPEWKRRLIYGEVAYGEQRDLFCSAAIGLQDMFKPPQEDGEESRPGRDASQHIDMTLPSSPPTYPQPITEEDFDEYPDFDEDEEYPVDVTPSPSPRPLQKDIKYRLNESSPIPDSRKTSQPSQLRGDYTPRLQSEDGIYRDESCLTAPEAESASRKPSGQSDTRNEDFSPILIGKHSGDNGKVDFAPIEMPVDQLWQKLERLRVNQMLLDSQADLGAGFETSPRSPAPIENTDDYIQNGGFINVRRGGRSGDGSFYNRGLSSEIGVDTSEMLPEESLQASTPKQFPSVRTLGTNPFPTFQVTQSPSLPRAPFPSPDKKQLVPEEAQPAASSPLKLFGPYDTFTNQTLLRRISQFEERSGSPSQRSTMSHNADHDSENEKLPMPSASERRSISKFGGGDLDGFEFRGELSDEIYEDSDAVGKENVTPNETSLPLYPLREIGRRDDSPDEYSGLVIERRRNKHDTPTRGRNSEIFTSPNWAPGDSGTPRRDPGSESKRPRTSPSKDPTPKRRRTLHRSDIAFGRETKHEAAEAAHLQMHSLLSSKKRKDALPGTFEVADPNVLALRSMLQPRNPTSSRSSSASFDQARRSPLRDRQNELPTPPSDAPNETDRKPSIRTQDFVDQAAQIMAMIRNQVQPELASLEESEEDVEGEVQQPSEAGSSQDSTSEPFSRPPSREGNLKTWAQARQDDPDLMDRLRKYQEFSDMGDVISSSVRSMGLSNNAILAAQNRQRHSDGQSQSRPDAVPIPVRGEIISDLPNVRITSNPLPTAGQTSPSREYPSQSSNRSTSQNYPSASSRGSDSKRIIMPESVSHLIPDRVGSMCLDKDKNVWVKRKESAPLPARNILPSEDSEDDPFASIPDLSVDMTKEMQNLRLAIASKELATDDTAEPGSPQSPPSAPGHRAYAVTKSTQQTSPRTGVLMSEEVDKLDALSGREKVGVMAKEVAQDDKESNGQSSTKRRNLTISFSSPIASVIRDLSPEDLDSFEESEYLDEVASAQASPHRASSRSLAQAGMKPRSSSQHLNATQAPLRQASLRGPAFIPRPVSRIDEQDEDSTVEIANEDRQLSIIGEHSMISHKTPDGRRASLSFMFNQTPGNAAIALAAEDSAFIGRNVGKLSLSPLSEFTLNNPDQSFGFEVSYVVGPRHMATGDGSKKVLSMTMRELVDRLGEAEPHESFWEDLAELDLHDKRLASLHMLDEFCGNLVTLDASRNKLNHLDGVPSTIRELKVSQNLLTELTSWDHLMNLQYVDISNNEVTSLSALKNLVHLRSIKADNNQLTSLDGLDAHDGLLSLRARNNMIEDVDFAVSRFERLETLDLSGNQIRCVENLEMLPVLARLKLSKNKLMDLPKASCMKSLRHLDVSDNELLTLDMAAFPKLHSMHADRNHISSVCGFDRTRRLDSLSLREQRGNVPLDLSFLSMAYEVRKLFLSGNYMQEFDPQVDFLNMQLLELANCGLQRLPDNMGQLMPNLRTLNVNFNALRDLSPLQFIPRLKKLLVAGNRLADSTRVTQLLTEFPHLTQLDVRDNPVTLGFYAPLQVLVPTDGSGIADPFILPDADVGRDETFASRLDEATRLRRRLHQVVLVASCSRLRVLDGLPVCRRDIMARDRLLQTLIDDGLVPDPERPRVQEGDTKPVVSKGEEGIDEETMADEQARAQLEDEAETAWQSTMHENS; encoded by the coding sequence ATGGCGCATGCTTGGTTGGATTCTCTCTCTGAGGACTGGGTCTCTCAGCCTGGATCCGACGCATCTGATGGacaacttcctcctcttcctcccccAGACGATGTCGAGACACCTCAAATAAAACAGTTTGCCAGTCGGATACCACGAAAAGCCGGAATTAGGTCATCCTTACCACCGACAAGCGGCAACAACAGTCCGCAGATCTTGAGTGAACGCAGCGCAAACGACATCAATATTTCTATGAAAAAGTTGCCGTCAAAGTTGTCGCAAGAGATTAAAGCGGACGTATCGCGATCCGTTTCAAACGATACCAATGGGTCCGTTGTTCATAATAAGGTCTCCAGCCAGCGATCCCCCGACAAAAACGGCGAGACGCCAGAATGGAAGAGGCGCCTGATATATGGTGAAGTCGCATATGGCGAGCAACGAGACCTTTTTTGCTCTGCTGCCATCGGCCTTCAAGACATGTTCAAACCCCCgcaagaagatggagaggaatCGAGACCTGGTCGAGATGCATCGCAGCACATTGACATGACGCTGCCGTCAAGCCCTCCAACATATCCGCAGCCCATCACGGAGGAGGACTTTGATGAATATCCAGATtttgatgaagacgaagaatACCCCGTGGATGTTACCCCGAGTCCCAGCCCGAGACCCTTGCAAAAAGACATCAAGTACAGGTTGAACGAAAGTTCACCAATTCCCGACTCACGGAAGACGAGTCAACCGAGTCAACTCAGAGGCGACTACACTCCAAGACTTCAGTCTGAGGACGGGATATACCGTGACGAGAGCTGTCTGACAGCTCCGGAAGCAGAGAGCGCTTCAAGAAAGCCGAGTGGACAGAGTGATACTCGAAATGAAGATTTCAGTCCAATCTTAATTGGCAAACATAGTGGCGACAACGGAAAGGTTGATTTCGCGCCAATCGAGATGCCTGTAGATCAGCTGTGGCAGAAGCTGGAGCGGTTGCGAGTAAACCAAATGCTTCTCGATTCTCAGGCAGACCTTGGAGCAGGTTTCGAGACGAGTCCCAGATCTCCAGCCCCTATTGAAAACACCGACGACTACATCCAGAATGGAGGGTTCATCAACGTGCGACGTGGGGGAAGATCTGGCGATGGATCATTTTACAATAGAGGACTGAGCTCAGAAATCGGTGTTGACACCTCAGAGATGCTTCCAGAGGAGTCATTACAAGCCAGCACGCCGAAACAATTCCCGTCGGTGCGGACCCTGGGAACGAATCCATTTCCCACGTTTCAGGTCACGCAGAGTCCGTCTTTGCCTCGCGCCCCCTTTCCCAGCCCTGACAAGAAGCAACTTGTACCTGAGGAAGCTCAGCCGGCTGCGAGCAGTCCACTGAAATTGTTTGGACCATACGACACATTCACCAACCAAACACTACTGAGGCGTATCAGCCAATTTGAGGAGAGATCGGGCAGCCCTTCTCAACGGTCCACAATGTCCCACAACGCTGATCATGACTCTGAGAACGAAAAGCTGCCAATGCCGTCCGCCTCTGAGAGGAGAAGTATAAGTAAATTTGGAGGAGGTGACTTGGATGGATTCGAATTCCGCGGCGAGCTATCTGACGAAATTTATGAGGATTCCGACGCAGTTGGCAAAGAAAATGTTACACCAAACGAGACCTCACTTCCACTTTACCCGCTCCGAGAAATTGGAAGACGGGACGACTCTCCCGACGAATACTCTGGTCTAGTCATTGAACGGAGGCGCAACAAGCATGACACCCCGACTCGCGGCAGAAATAGCGAGATTTTCACATCCCCTAACTGGGCACCGGGTGATTCTGGAACACCACGACGAGACCCTGGGTCAGAAAGTAAGCGGCCGCGAACATCCCCCTCTAAGGATCCAACGCCAAAACGACGCCGAACACTGCATCGATCTGACATTGCGTTCGGCCGGGAGACAAAACATGAAGCAGCGGAAGCAGCTCATCTGCAGATGCATTCACTGTTATCGAGCAAGAAGCGCAAAGATGCTCTGCCTGGCACCTTTGAGGTAGCTGACCCTAATGTCCTGGCTTTGAGGTCCATGCTGCAGCCACGAAACCCAACGTCTAGCAGAAGCTCATCGGCATCGTTCGACCAAGCCAGGAGGTCGCCACTACGCGATCGTCAAAACGAGCTCCCAACTCCCCCGAGTGATGCGCCAAACGAGACGGACCGCAAACCATCCATTCGCACCCAAGACTTTGTGGACCAAGCGGCCCAAATAATGGCCATGATTCGAAACCAGGTGCAACCGGAGCTGGCGAGCCTTGAAGAGTccgaagaagatgttgagggtGAAGTTCAGCAGCCCTCAGAGGCGGGTTCATCCCAAGACTCCACAAGCGAACCCTTTTCTCGACCCCCAAGCAGGGAAGGAAACCTTAAAACCTGGGCACAAGCACGCCAAGATGACCCAGACCTGATGGACAGACTAAGAAAGTATCAGGAATTTAGTGATATGGGCGATGTGATTTCTTCCTCAGTGAGGTCCATGGGTCTCTCCAACAATGCCATTCTAGCGGCACAAAATCGGCAACGACATTCTGACGGACAGAGCCAATCACGGCCAGATGCTGTCCCTATTCCCGTCCGGGGGGAGATAATTAGTGACCTGCCTAATGTGCGAATTACGAGCAACCCGCTTCCTACTGCGGGACAGACGAGCCCGTCACGGGAATATCCATCACAGTCATCAAACAGGTCAACAAGTCAGAACTATCCGTCAGCGTCTTCACGAGGATCGGATTCTAAGCGTATAATAATGCCTGAGAGCGTATCTCATTTGATCCCTGACAGAGTGGGCAGCATGTGTTTGGACAAAGATAAAAACGTCTGGGTCAAGAGGAAGGAGTCTGCACCATTGCCGGCGCGGAATATTCTACCATCGGAGGATAGCGAAGATGACCCGTTCGCGAGCATTCCCGATCTTTCGGTCGACATGACAAAGGAGATGCAGAATCTCAGATTAGCcattgctagcaaagaatTGGCGACAGACGACACCGCGGAACCAGGATCGCCACAGAGCCCGCCCAGTGCACCTGGACACAGAGCATATGCTGTTACTAAATCCACCCAGCAGACAAGTCCTCGAACAGGTGTTTTAATGAGTGAGGAGGTAGACAAACTTGATGCGCTTTCGGGCCGTGAGAAGGTTGGCGTCATGGCTAAAGAAGTTGCGcaagacgacaaggagagCAACGGTCAATCGTCAACAAAGCGACGCAACCTCaccatctccttctcctcgccgaTTGCATCGGTGATCCGCGACCTTTCTCCTGAGGACTTGGATAGCTTTGAGGAATCAGAATACCTAGACGAAGTTGCCAGCGCgcaagcatcaccacacaGGGCTTCAAGCAGATCTTTGGCACAGGCAGGAATGAAACCGAGAAGCAGCTCTCAGCATCTGAATGCTACCCAGGCTCCGTTAAGACAAGCCTCTCTACGTGGGCCTGCATTCATCCCTCGCCCCGTGTCCCGAATTGACGAGCAAGACGAGGACAGCACCGTTGAAATTGCAAATGAAGACCGCCAACTTAGCATCATTGGCGAACACAGCATGATTAGCCACAAGACGCCAGACGGAAGGCGAGCAAGTCTAAGCTTTATGTTTAATCAAACTCCAGGCAATGCGGCTATTGCATTAGCTGCCGAGGATAGTGCCTTTATCGGACGAAATGTTGGCAAGTTGTCGCTGAGCCCCCTTTCCGAGTTTACGCTCAACAACCCAGACCAATCTTTTGGCTTCGAGGTCAGCTACGTCGTGGGTCCTCGCCACATGGCAACTGGAGATGGCTCTAAGAAAGTCTTGTCCATGACTATGCGAGAACTGGTGGACCGACTTGGCGAAGCAGAACCCCATGAGTCCTTTTGGGAGGACCTTGCGGAACTTGACCTTCACGACAAGCGCCTTGCTAGCCTTCACATGTTGGATGAGTTTTGCGGAAACTTAGTCACGCTCGATGCGTCAAGAAATAAACTCAACCACTTGGATGGCGTGCCTTCGACCATTCGAGAGCTTAAGGTGTCTCAGAACTTGCTGACGGAGTTGACATCATGGGATCATCTGATGAATCTGCAATATGTGGATATTTCCAACAACGAGGTTACAAGTCTCTCGGCTTTGAAGAACTTGGTACATCTGCGAAGTATCAAGGCCGACAACAATCAGCTTACTAGCCtcgatggcttggatgcTCACGACGGTCTCTTGTCTCTGCGTGCCAGAAACAATATGATTGAAGACGTTGACTTTGCGGTTTCACGATTTGAGCGACTTGAAACGTTGGACTTGAGCGGCAATCAGATTCGGTGTGTGGAGAACCTAGAGATGCTTCCTGTGCTCGCACGACTGAAGCTATCCAAGAACAAACTAATGGACCTACCTAAGGCGAGCTGCATGAAGTCACTCAGACATCTGGATGTCAGCGACAACGAATTGCTTACGCTGGACATGGCTGCATTCCCGAAGTTACATTCCATGCACGCGGACAGAAACCACATCAGCAGTGTCTGCGGGTTTGATCGAACTCGACGACTGGACAGTCTGTCACTTCGTGAGCAACGCGGCAACGTTCCGTTGGACCTAAGCTTCCTCTCTATGGCCTATGAAGTTCGCAAGTTGTTCCTATCAGGCAATTACATGCAAGAATTTGATCCACAGGTCGACTTTCTCAACATGCAactccttgagcttgccaactGCGGGTTGCAGCGTCTTCCAGACAACATGGGCCAGCTGATGCCAAATCTGCGAACGCTGAACGTCAATTTCAACGCGCTTCGTGATTTGTCGCCGCTCCAATTCATCCCGCGACTTAAAAAACTCCTCGTGGCCGGGAACAGATTAGCTGATTCGACGCGGGTGACACAGCTGCTGACGGAATTTCCCCATTTGACACAGCTCGACGTGCGGGATAACCCAGTGACTCTTGGTTTCTATGCTCCTCTGCAAGTCTTAGTACCAACGGACGGCTCTGGCATTGCCGATCCATTTATTCTGCCGGATGCCGACGTTGGTAGGGACGAGACGTTTGCAAGCAGGTTAGACGAAGCTAcgaggttgagaagacgGTTGCACCAAGTCGTTCTTGTAGCGAGCTGTTCGAGGCTGCGGGTGTTGGATGGCCTGCCAGTCTGTCGAAGAGACATCATGGCTAGGGATCGGCTGCTGCAAACGCTGATTGATGACGGCCTTGTTCCCGACCCAGAACGGCCGCGAGTTCAAGAGGGGGACACGAAGCCTGTTGTTAGCAAGGGCGAGGAGGGCATTGACGAAGAGACAATGGCGGATGAGCAAGCCAGAGCACAGCTTGAAGACGAAGCTGAAACGGCCTGGCAGAGCACTATGCACGAGAACAGCTAA